Proteins from a single region of Egicoccus sp. AB-alg2:
- a CDS encoding class F sortase, with protein sequence MRRIPRPIALLAAALVVTACGGGADVAGDTAPPSASVQTADTDHADHAEEADHADHADHADHGEHGDAPAGEAARPARTTEDTIAQLLAMDPDHLASLHDHDGDHAHHHDREVAHPNGIDPVRIVVPAIGVDADVIELGLEPNGEMEVPTDFAQTGWFRHGPRPGRVGPAVIAGHVDDRGGPAVFHRLRELSAGDEIQVHGADGEVVTFAVRELEQHPKAAFPTERVYAGTPGPELRLITCGGEFDGAERSYRDNVIVFAERVDS encoded by the coding sequence GTGCGCCGCATCCCACGCCCCATCGCCCTGCTCGCCGCTGCACTCGTCGTGACCGCCTGCGGTGGCGGTGCCGACGTCGCCGGCGACACCGCCCCGCCGTCCGCGAGCGTCCAGACGGCGGACACCGACCACGCCGACCATGCCGAGGAGGCCGACCACGCCGACCACGCCGACCACGCCGACCACGGCGAGCACGGCGACGCGCCGGCGGGCGAGGCCGCACGACCCGCAAGGACCACCGAGGACACCATCGCCCAACTGCTGGCGATGGACCCGGACCACCTCGCCTCCCTGCACGACCACGACGGCGACCACGCCCACCACCACGACCGCGAGGTGGCCCACCCCAACGGGATCGACCCGGTCCGGATCGTCGTCCCCGCCATCGGGGTCGACGCGGACGTGATCGAGCTCGGCCTCGAACCCAACGGCGAGATGGAGGTCCCCACGGACTTCGCGCAGACCGGCTGGTTCAGGCACGGACCGCGCCCTGGCCGCGTGGGGCCGGCCGTGATCGCCGGCCACGTCGACGACCGTGGCGGCCCGGCCGTCTTCCACCGCCTGCGGGAGCTGTCGGCCGGCGACGAGATCCAGGTCCACGGCGCCGACGGCGAGGTCGTGACCTTCGCCGTCCGCGAGCTCGAGCAGCACCCGAAGGCCGCCTTCCCCACCGAGCGCGTGTACGCCGGGACGCCCGGGCCGGAACTGCGGCTGATCACCTGTGGCGGCGAGTTCGACGGTGCGGAGCGCAGCTACCGCGACAACGTCATCGTCTTCGCCGAACGCGTCGACTCCTAG
- a CDS encoding ABC transporter substrate-binding protein, which translates to MRRWTRALAVLGAGALTLTACGGGEEDPLGAMEEEAGGAQDEGAAAEDAEAPELDQDDVEIFSWWTGAGEEAGLLALIDMFEQQTDYTVVNSAVAGGAGTDARAVLASRMQAGDPPSSFQIHASRALLDTWVAAGAMEPITFLWDEEGWRDVFPESIVEQVTGDDGEIYSVPVNVHRSNVVFANAAVLEENGVELPTTHEEFVQAAQTLQEAGVTPLALGDNETWTLVHTWEGVLLASAGPELYRDLFAGEADWTSPEVIESFEHLDEMFQYINDDHAARNWQDASQLVADGEAAMTIMGDWAAGYFATDLELQPETDFVWAPTPGTDGMFITVIDTFGLPEGGPNRDGTVEWLRLLGSVEGQDTFNPLKGSIPARTDADISQYNEYGQQTYEEFQSDELLPSLAHNSAAPPNFTDEALQVLEIFMSQRDPQQAADALQQAADDYLRS; encoded by the coding sequence ATGCGGCGATGGACACGAGCGCTGGCCGTGCTGGGTGCGGGTGCGCTGACGCTGACCGCGTGCGGCGGCGGCGAGGAAGACCCGCTGGGCGCCATGGAGGAAGAGGCTGGCGGGGCACAGGACGAGGGTGCTGCCGCCGAGGACGCGGAGGCCCCCGAACTCGACCAGGACGACGTGGAGATCTTCTCCTGGTGGACGGGCGCCGGCGAGGAGGCGGGTCTGCTCGCGCTGATCGACATGTTCGAGCAGCAGACCGACTACACGGTGGTCAACTCGGCCGTTGCCGGCGGGGCCGGCACGGACGCCCGGGCCGTGCTCGCGAGCCGCATGCAGGCCGGCGACCCACCCAGCAGCTTCCAGATCCATGCCAGCCGAGCGCTGCTCGACACCTGGGTCGCCGCCGGCGCGATGGAGCCGATCACGTTCCTGTGGGACGAGGAGGGCTGGCGCGACGTCTTCCCGGAGTCCATCGTCGAGCAGGTCACCGGCGACGACGGCGAGATCTACTCCGTCCCCGTGAACGTACACCGCTCCAACGTGGTGTTCGCCAACGCCGCCGTGCTCGAGGAGAACGGCGTCGAGCTGCCCACCACCCACGAGGAGTTCGTCCAGGCGGCACAGACCCTCCAGGAAGCCGGTGTCACGCCGCTCGCCCTCGGCGACAACGAGACGTGGACGCTGGTGCACACCTGGGAGGGCGTGCTGCTCGCCTCGGCCGGCCCGGAGTTGTACCGCGACCTGTTCGCCGGCGAGGCCGACTGGACCAGCCCCGAGGTGATCGAGTCGTTCGAGCACCTCGACGAGATGTTCCAGTACATCAACGACGACCACGCCGCCCGCAACTGGCAGGACGCCTCGCAACTGGTCGCCGACGGCGAGGCCGCGATGACCATCATGGGTGACTGGGCGGCCGGCTACTTCGCGACCGACCTGGAACTGCAGCCGGAGACGGACTTCGTGTGGGCGCCGACGCCCGGCACCGACGGGATGTTCATCACGGTGATCGACACCTTCGGGCTGCCCGAGGGCGGACCCAACCGCGACGGCACCGTGGAGTGGCTGCGGCTGCTCGGCTCGGTCGAGGGCCAGGACACCTTCAACCCGCTGAAGGGCTCGATCCCGGCGCGGACCGACGCGGACATCTCCCAGTACAACGAGTACGGCCAGCAGACCTACGAGGAGTTCCAGTCCGACGAGCTGTTGCCGTCGTTGGCCCACAACTCCGCAGCGCCCCCGAACTTCACCGACGAGGCGCTGCAGGTGCTGGAGATCTTCATGTCGCAGCGTGACCCGCAGCAGGCGGCCGATGCGCTCCAGCAGGCCGCGGACGACTACCTGCGGTCATGA
- a CDS encoding AAA family ATPase, with protein METTTAAFARSVLAAAGRAVVGLDDQLELVLVGLLARGHVLVEDVPGTGKTSAVRALATVTGLPAGRLQCTPDLLPTEVTGVNVYDQTTGSFRFRPGPVFRSLLLVDEINRATPRTQAALLEAMAERQVTVDGESHALGPEFTVIATQNPVEQAGTFPLPEAQLDRFLLRVAFGYPSRDAHREILRGRRGEEPLDQLSPVVDAMQLLPALWAEVGRVHVDPGLEDYVLDLVDGLRDHDEVAVGPSVRAVLMLEQAARAAAAVAGRDHVLPDDVKRLAVPLLAHRLVLHEDAAVHGRDAAALVEEVLAATRVPIQLDR; from the coding sequence ATGGAGACCACGACCGCCGCATTCGCCCGTTCCGTCCTCGCCGCCGCCGGCCGCGCCGTCGTCGGCCTCGACGACCAGCTCGAGCTCGTGCTCGTCGGCCTGCTCGCCCGCGGGCACGTCCTGGTCGAGGACGTCCCCGGCACGGGCAAGACCTCGGCGGTCCGCGCCCTGGCGACCGTCACCGGGCTGCCGGCCGGGCGGCTGCAGTGCACCCCGGACCTCCTGCCGACCGAGGTGACCGGCGTCAACGTCTACGACCAGACCACCGGCAGCTTCCGGTTCCGACCCGGACCGGTGTTCCGCTCGTTGCTGCTGGTGGACGAGATCAACCGCGCGACGCCACGCACCCAGGCGGCACTGCTGGAGGCGATGGCGGAACGGCAGGTCACCGTCGACGGCGAGTCCCACGCACTGGGGCCCGAGTTCACGGTGATCGCCACCCAGAACCCCGTGGAGCAGGCCGGCACCTTCCCGTTGCCGGAGGCGCAGCTGGACCGGTTCCTGCTACGGGTCGCGTTCGGCTACCCCTCGCGAGACGCGCACCGCGAAATCCTGCGCGGCCGTCGCGGCGAGGAACCACTCGACCAGCTCTCGCCGGTGGTGGACGCCATGCAGCTCCTGCCCGCGCTGTGGGCCGAGGTGGGCCGCGTGCACGTCGATCCGGGCCTCGAGGACTACGTGCTCGACCTGGTCGACGGCCTGCGCGACCACGACGAGGTGGCGGTGGGCCCATCGGTGCGTGCGGTGCTGATGCTCGAACAGGCGGCCCGCGCGGCCGCGGCCGTCGCCGGCCGCGACCACGTCCTGCCCGACGACGTCAAGCGCCTGGCCGTTCCGCTGCTGGCCCACCGCCTGGTCCTGCACGAGGACGCGGCCGTCCACGGCCGGGACGCCGCCGCGCTCGTCGAGGAGGTCCTCGCGGCTACGCGCGTGCCGATCCAGCTGGACCGCTGA
- a CDS encoding DUF58 domain-containing protein, with product MSRWIWPATLTALALAVVLPSPAGWGLAIGLLLLSLGSTAWAAVLRRRVQVEVVLPARLIRGEHAELTVVATNRSRLPATRVRVEVQLPPGGLSPSSLSFELAVPARSTVRRGAPVTAFNRGRWEPVPRPALVGDPFGIHEIATRRPPTAAPVVVLPDVLPVRRIHLPAASPLAEVPDRRSLLTDPTAIVGVRPYAPGDPLRAIHWPATAATGTLVRRETERAWARDLLVVVDLDHDGWERHDHAPEVGIVVAASLLADALLRLRQPAGLLTSWVDRVGEEPRATAFRIAGARPHLDAMLTHLAVAKLHPGIPLPDLVGRDVRRHQPGTTVAVVTGRPGRHLADALRPLRRNGLAPVVVHVAPDQVLRAEVPPTGGCPRIPVASDVPLSRLTL from the coding sequence GTGTCGCGCTGGATCTGGCCGGCGACGCTCACGGCGCTCGCCCTGGCGGTGGTGCTGCCCTCGCCGGCCGGCTGGGGCCTGGCGATCGGCCTGTTGCTGCTGAGCCTGGGCAGCACCGCCTGGGCGGCCGTGCTGCGCCGCCGCGTGCAGGTCGAGGTGGTCCTGCCGGCGCGCCTGATCCGCGGCGAGCACGCCGAACTCACCGTGGTGGCCACCAACCGGAGCCGCCTGCCGGCCACCCGCGTCCGCGTCGAGGTACAGCTCCCCCCGGGTGGGCTCAGCCCCTCGTCGCTGTCGTTCGAACTCGCCGTCCCCGCCCGCAGCACGGTCCGCCGCGGCGCGCCGGTCACCGCGTTCAACCGCGGCCGGTGGGAGCCCGTGCCGCGGCCGGCGCTGGTCGGCGACCCGTTCGGGATCCACGAGATCGCGACCCGCCGGCCGCCCACCGCGGCCCCCGTCGTCGTGCTGCCCGACGTCCTGCCGGTCCGCCGCATCCATCTGCCGGCCGCCTCGCCGTTGGCGGAGGTCCCCGACCGCCGGTCGCTGCTGACCGACCCGACCGCCATCGTCGGCGTGCGTCCCTACGCGCCCGGCGACCCGCTGCGGGCCATCCACTGGCCGGCCACCGCCGCCACCGGCACGCTGGTGCGGCGCGAGACCGAGCGCGCGTGGGCCCGGGACCTGCTGGTCGTCGTCGATCTCGACCACGACGGCTGGGAGCGCCACGACCACGCCCCGGAGGTCGGCATCGTCGTGGCCGCCTCGCTGCTCGCGGACGCGCTGCTGCGGCTGCGTCAGCCGGCCGGGCTGTTGACCTCGTGGGTCGACCGCGTCGGCGAGGAGCCGCGCGCGACCGCGTTCCGCATCGCGGGCGCGCGCCCCCACCTCGACGCCATGCTCACGCACCTCGCGGTCGCCAAGCTGCATCCCGGCATCCCGCTCCCGGACCTGGTGGGTCGGGACGTCCGGCGCCACCAGCCGGGCACGACCGTCGCCGTGGTCACCGGCCGGCCCGGCCGGCACCTGGCCGACGCGCTGCGGCCGCTGCGCCGCAACGGCCTGGCACCGGTGGTCGTCCACGTCGCTCCCGACCAGGTCCTGCGCGCCGAGGTACCACCGACCGGCGGCTGCCCGCGCATCCCGGTCGCCAGCGACGTGCCGCTGTCGAGGTTGACGCTGTGA